Proteins from one Lacrimispora sphenoides genomic window:
- the ruvB gene encoding Holliday junction branch migration DNA helicase RuvB, translating to MERRIITTEITEEDKRIEPNLRPMCLAEYIGQEKIRTNLKVYIDAAKARGESLDHVLFYGPPGLGKTTLSGIIANEMGVNMKVTSGPAIEKPGEMAAILNNLQEGDVLFVDEIHRLNRQVEEVLYPAMEDFAIDIMLGKDSSARSIRLDLPKFTLVGATTRAGLLTAPLRDRFGVVQKLEFYTPQELKIIVCRSARVLQVEIEEEGAAEIAKRSRGTPRLANRLLKRVRDFAQVKYNGIITKEVADFALDILDVDKFGLDYNDRAILTTMIEKFAGGPVGLDTLAASLGEDAGTLEDVYEPYLLMNGFINRTSRGRVATERAYKHLGISLGS from the coding sequence ATGGAACGTAGAATTATAACCACAGAGATAACAGAAGAAGATAAAAGAATAGAACCAAACTTAAGGCCCATGTGTCTTGCTGAGTATATTGGACAGGAAAAGATACGTACCAATTTAAAAGTATACATTGATGCCGCCAAAGCCAGGGGGGAATCCCTGGATCATGTTTTATTTTACGGGCCTCCCGGCCTGGGAAAGACGACTCTTTCAGGGATCATAGCCAATGAAATGGGAGTTAACATGAAGGTTACATCAGGACCTGCAATTGAAAAACCAGGAGAGATGGCCGCCATACTGAACAATCTCCAGGAAGGGGATGTGCTGTTTGTGGATGAGATCCACCGCTTAAACCGCCAGGTAGAAGAGGTTTTGTATCCAGCCATGGAAGATTTTGCCATAGATATCATGCTGGGAAAGGATTCTTCTGCCAGATCCATAAGACTGGATCTTCCTAAATTCACATTGGTGGGAGCGACTACCAGAGCGGGGCTTTTAACCGCTCCGTTAAGAGACAGATTCGGTGTGGTGCAGAAGCTGGAATTTTATACGCCCCAGGAGCTAAAGATTATTGTTTGCCGTTCTGCCAGAGTCTTACAGGTGGAAATCGAGGAAGAAGGGGCAGCAGAGATTGCCAAGCGGTCCAGAGGAACCCCCAGGCTGGCCAACCGCCTGTTAAAGAGAGTCCGGGATTTCGCCCAGGTAAAATACAACGGTATTATTACAAAAGAAGTGGCGGATTTTGCCCTGGACATTCTGGATGTGGATAAGTTTGGCCTGGATTATAATGACCGGGCGATCCTGACCACAATGATTGAAAAATTTGCCGGAGGTCCGGTAGGACTGGATACCCTGGCTGCTTCTCTGGGAGAGGATGCCGGGACGCTGGAAGATGTTTATGAACCATATCTTCTGATGAACGGTTTTATAAACCGCACCTCCAGAGGGCGTGTTGCCACGGAACGGGCATATAAACATCTTGGAATCTCCCTGGGTTCATAA
- a CDS encoding DUF5662 family protein codes for MKFMNFWGHLCTINIHKIRVMKNCFRVGLVKQGLLHDLSKYSLEEFVPGVLYYQGTRSPNAAEREDKGFSRAWLHHKGRNKHHYEYWIDFTTDMSEGLVGHKMPLNYVIEMMMDRIAASKTYKGRDYTDASPWEYYMHAKSYMVIAPETRNLLEELLLMLKNQGEQRTFSYIRHLLEKGDY; via the coding sequence ATGAAATTTATGAATTTTTGGGGTCATTTATGCACGATCAATATACATAAGATCAGAGTCATGAAAAACTGTTTTCGTGTGGGTCTTGTTAAGCAGGGACTGCTTCATGATTTGTCAAAATACAGTCTGGAAGAGTTTGTTCCAGGCGTTCTTTATTACCAGGGGACAAGAAGCCCCAATGCTGCGGAAAGAGAGGACAAGGGTTTTTCTAGAGCCTGGCTCCATCATAAAGGCCGCAACAAGCATCACTACGAATACTGGATTGACTTTACCACAGATATGTCGGAGGGTCTGGTAGGCCATAAGATGCCACTAAATTATGTCATCGAAATGATGATGGACCGGATTGCAGCATCGAAAACTTATAAGGGCAGGGATTACACCGATGCATCGCCCTGGGAATATTACATGCACGCGAAAAGCTACATGGTCATTGCCCCTGAGACAAGGAATTTGTTGGAGGAGCTTCTTTTGATGTTAAAAAACCAAGGGGAGCAAAGGACATTTTCTTATATCAGACATTTATTGGAAAAAGGAGATTACTAG
- a CDS encoding DUF1801 domain-containing protein → MNDDVKNYIDQYRKEIIELFHILRNLIISSVHENVKEKLWAKLPSYYIEDKFIRLIPFKDHINIEAKSILQYKKELKEFQITPKGMLQIYIDQEIPESLLQEIFKASLLE, encoded by the coding sequence ATGAATGACGATGTAAAGAATTACATTGACCAATACAGGAAAGAAATAATAGAACTATTTCATATTTTACGAAATTTAATTATTAGCAGCGTCCATGAAAATGTGAAAGAAAAATTATGGGCCAAATTACCAAGTTATTATATTGAGGATAAATTTATAAGGTTAATTCCATTTAAGGATCACATAAACATTGAAGCAAAATCAATATTGCAATATAAAAAGGAATTGAAAGAGTTCCAAATAACACCTAAAGGTATGCTGCAAATATATATCGACCAGGAGATACCAGAATCTCTTTTGCAAGAGATATTTAAAGCATCTTTATTGGAATAA
- a CDS encoding ribonuclease H-like domain-containing protein — protein MITLQKTIAFHETYPFDRIGRKEDLLFFDIETTGFSGEYSTLYLIGCVYYRNGCWNLVQWFADTLDSEKELLETFFKFLENFTTVIHFNGDGFDIPYLLKRCLAHGMSYNFSGVDSLDIYKKIRPYRGILGLPSMKQKAIEEFLKVERKDLYSGGQLIEVYKDYLISHDKFLFDLLILHNEDDLKGMPLILPILNYPDFLGHSFLLEHQEFLSQEDIFGREFHSLRLTCKNGFAVPVGFSKSNSLVSMEADGEHLTITIDLYEGELKYFYPDYKNYYYLIYEDKAIHKSVAEYVDKEARIKATAKTCYTRRAGCYLPQFTSLWTPCLQMEFKDKITYVSYEPDFFEDGEKLRIYVRHLLDSLCR, from the coding sequence ATGATCACCTTACAGAAAACCATTGCATTTCATGAGACATATCCCTTTGACCGGATCGGCCGGAAAGAGGATCTGCTGTTCTTTGATATAGAAACCACAGGCTTCTCCGGGGAGTATTCTACCCTTTATCTGATCGGATGTGTTTATTACAGAAACGGCTGTTGGAACCTGGTCCAGTGGTTCGCTGACACCCTGGATTCGGAAAAAGAACTGCTGGAAACCTTTTTTAAATTCTTAGAAAATTTTACCACAGTCATACATTTTAACGGGGATGGTTTCGATATTCCCTATCTTTTGAAGCGATGCCTTGCCCATGGCATGTCTTATAATTTTTCCGGTGTAGATAGCCTGGATATTTACAAAAAAATACGCCCTTACCGGGGAATTCTTGGACTTCCTTCCATGAAACAAAAAGCCATTGAGGAGTTTTTAAAAGTAGAGCGGAAGGATCTTTATTCCGGCGGGCAGTTGATCGAAGTTTATAAAGATTATCTTATCTCCCATGATAAATTTCTATTTGATCTTTTAATATTACATAATGAAGATGATTTAAAAGGAATGCCATTAATCCTCCCTATATTGAATTACCCGGACTTTTTAGGGCACAGCTTTCTCCTTGAACATCAGGAGTTTTTAAGCCAGGAAGACATCTTCGGCCGGGAGTTCCACTCTTTACGGCTCACCTGCAAAAATGGCTTTGCCGTTCCCGTTGGATTTTCCAAATCCAATTCCCTGGTCTCCATGGAAGCGGATGGAGAACACCTGACCATAACCATAGACCTCTATGAGGGTGAATTGAAATATTTTTATCCAGATTATAAAAATTACTATTATCTGATTTATGAAGACAAGGCCATTCACAAAAGCGTGGCGGAATACGTGGATAAGGAAGCCCGGATAAAAGCTACGGCTAAGACATGCTATACCCGCAGGGCCGGCTGTTATCTTCCCCAGTTTACCTCCTTGTGGACACCCTGCCTGCAAATGGAATTCAAGGATAAGATCACTTATGTTTCCTATGAACCGGACTTCTTTGAGGATGGCGAAAAGCTTCGAATTTACGTCCGTCACCTGTTGGATTCCCTGTGCCGTTAA
- a CDS encoding PQQ-dependent sugar dehydrogenase produces the protein MQQAPYKQRELDPDRISVPVGYQIEVFAQGLNAPIGMVFTEKGDMLIADSGMATMNPKVMRISNGNIDVVADGFNVPITGINYKNGYIYVSHKGVVTVLSPDGTRQDIISGLPSNGDFSNNRVEFGIDEKIYFGQGTITNSGVVGLDNSWVLEHPHLHDYPGSYIFLNYTNFETKNVLIPAMGTAVTGAFSPFGVPNIQQYQVKEGRTLASGSVLRANMDGSDIEQVAWGLRNPFCMKFDALKRLIISNQGMDPRGSRPIANALDELHLLNIGAWYGWPDYTGGVPVTLPRFTPIRGRKPEPLLHTIPSVPPTPIAVFPSGSNIMGFDFNESSDFGLIGDIYIACFGGIQYEELGDIRSGVGHRVLKVNVVNGEIATFAINKSGFPEERGLSRPTDVVFGPDHSMYISDMAIADLDMQNIYLPNTGVIWRIRKIKF, from the coding sequence ATGCAGCAAGCTCCATATAAACAGAGGGAGCTTGATCCAGATAGAATAAGTGTACCTGTAGGTTATCAAATAGAAGTATTTGCTCAGGGATTAAATGCACCTATTGGTATGGTTTTTACAGAAAAGGGTGATATGTTAATTGCTGACTCCGGAATGGCTACAATGAATCCTAAAGTTATGCGTATTAGCAATGGAAATATAGATGTTGTAGCCGATGGCTTTAATGTCCCCATAACTGGTATCAATTATAAAAATGGATATATATATGTATCGCATAAAGGCGTTGTAACAGTTCTTAGTCCGGATGGTACAAGACAGGATATTATAAGTGGCTTGCCAAGCAATGGAGACTTTAGCAACAACCGTGTCGAATTTGGTATTGATGAGAAAATATATTTTGGACAGGGAACAATAACGAATTCCGGTGTAGTAGGACTGGATAATAGCTGGGTTCTTGAGCATCCTCATTTACATGATTATCCAGGTTCCTATATATTTCTTAACTACACTAATTTTGAAACTAAAAATGTATTGATACCAGCCATGGGGACGGCTGTTACCGGAGCTTTTTCCCCTTTTGGAGTTCCCAATATTCAACAATATCAAGTAAAAGAAGGCAGAACTTTAGCCTCTGGCAGTGTATTAAGGGCAAATATGGATGGATCTGATATAGAACAGGTTGCATGGGGGCTTCGTAATCCGTTCTGTATGAAATTTGATGCCTTGAAACGGCTGATCATATCAAACCAGGGAATGGATCCAAGAGGAAGCAGACCGATTGCCAATGCATTAGATGAATTACATTTGTTAAATATAGGTGCGTGGTATGGCTGGCCAGATTACACAGGAGGAGTTCCTGTAACATTACCCAGGTTTACGCCGATCAGAGGCAGAAAACCAGAACCATTACTTCATACCATTCCATCGGTACCGCCCACACCAATTGCAGTTTTTCCGTCTGGATCCAATATAATGGGATTTGATTTTAACGAGTCATCAGATTTTGGACTGATTGGCGATATTTACATTGCATGTTTCGGTGGAATCCAATACGAAGAGCTTGGCGATATACGTTCAGGTGTAGGACATAGGGTATTGAAAGTTAATGTTGTTAATGGAGAAATAGCGACATTTGCTATCAACAAATCAGGATTTCCGGAAGAAAGAGGGCTAAGCAGGCCCACTGATGTTGTTTTCGGACCTGATCATTCCATGTATATATCGGATATGGCGATCGCTGACTTAGATATGCAAAATATTTATTTACCAAACACAGGAGTCATTTGGAGAATAAGAAAAATAAAGTTTTAG
- a CDS encoding class I SAM-dependent DNA methyltransferase, producing MEAYTSFAEVYDRFMDNIPYKDWCEYVTGLLNEYGIRDGLILDLGCGTGSLTELLADRGYDMIGVDNSEDMLQIAMEKREKSEKDILYLMQDMREFELYGTVRAVISICDCMNYILEYEDLAEVFRLVNNYLDPGGIFIFDLNTIYKYETLMGDSTIAEDREECSFIWDNYYDKESRINEYDLSLFIRQEEDLYRKYTENHYQRAYSLEEVKMAIKEAGMDFVAAFDAFTKAPVKDTSERIYIIARERGKEL from the coding sequence ATGGAAGCGTACACTAGCTTTGCAGAGGTCTATGACCGGTTTATGGACAATATTCCGTATAAGGACTGGTGTGAATACGTGACTGGTCTGTTGAATGAATATGGAATCAGGGATGGCTTGATTCTTGACCTGGGATGTGGTACGGGAAGCCTTACGGAGCTTCTTGCAGACCGGGGGTATGATATGATCGGAGTGGACAACTCCGAAGACATGCTGCAGATAGCCATGGAAAAGCGGGAAAAGTCAGAAAAGGACATCCTTTATCTTATGCAGGATATGAGGGAATTTGAGCTTTATGGCACGGTGCGGGCTGTTATAAGCATTTGTGACTGTATGAACTATATTCTGGAATATGAGGATTTGGCGGAAGTTTTCAGGTTGGTAAACAATTATCTGGATCCAGGAGGAATTTTTATATTTGATCTGAACACCATATATAAATATGAAACCCTTATGGGGGACTCTACCATTGCGGAGGACCGGGAGGAATGCAGCTTTATCTGGGATAATTATTATGATAAGGAATCCAGGATCAATGAATATGACCTATCCCTGTTTATCAGGCAGGAGGAAGACTTATACCGGAAATATACGGAAAATCATTATCAAAGAGCATATTCTCTGGAGGAGGTAAAGATGGCGATAAAAGAGGCCGGCATGGATTTTGTGGCAGCTTTTGATGCTTTTACCAAAGCTCCCGTAAAGGATACCAGTGAAAGAATTTATATCATAGCAAGAGAGCGCGGAAAGGAATTATAA
- the hslO gene encoding Hsp33 family molecular chaperone HslO yields MADYIVRATAGDHQIRAFAATTRELVEQARQAHNTSPIATAALGRLLTAGSMMGIMMKGEDDLLTLKIQGSGPMEGLTVTADSKGNVKGYVYNPGVMLPPNQAGKLDVGGAVGEGVLSVIKDIGLKEPYVGQTILVGGEIAEDLTYYYASSEQTPSSVALGVLMNRDNTVKQAGGFIIQLLPGASEEIIGGLEKKLGEITSITDLLDQGNTPEMILEHILGEFGLELMEQVPTHFYCNCDKARVEKALISIGRKELQEMIDEGKSIEVNCHFCNKNYEFTVEDLESLRDKS; encoded by the coding sequence ATGGCTGATTATATTGTCAGAGCTACGGCAGGGGATCATCAGATCCGTGCTTTTGCGGCTACTACCAGAGAACTGGTAGAACAGGCAAGACAAGCTCATAATACAAGCCCTATCGCTACGGCTGCCTTAGGCAGGCTTTTAACTGCGGGAAGCATGATGGGCATTATGATGAAGGGGGAAGATGATTTACTGACCCTAAAGATCCAGGGAAGCGGCCCTATGGAAGGTCTTACGGTGACAGCAGATTCAAAAGGAAATGTAAAAGGCTATGTTTACAACCCTGGCGTCATGCTTCCTCCCAACCAGGCAGGAAAGCTGGATGTAGGCGGTGCAGTAGGTGAGGGAGTGTTAAGTGTAATTAAAGATATCGGACTCAAGGAACCTTACGTTGGACAGACCATACTGGTGGGCGGTGAGATTGCAGAAGATCTGACTTATTACTATGCTTCTTCTGAGCAAACACCTTCATCGGTGGCATTGGGCGTCTTAATGAACAGGGACAATACCGTAAAACAGGCCGGCGGCTTTATCATCCAGCTCTTGCCGGGAGCCTCTGAGGAGATCATTGGAGGACTGGAGAAAAAGCTGGGAGAAATTACTTCAATCACAGATCTGTTAGATCAGGGAAATACACCGGAGATGATCCTTGAACATATCCTCGGAGAGTTTGGCCTGGAACTGATGGAGCAGGTTCCTACCCACTTTTATTGCAATTGTGATAAAGCCAGGGTGGAAAAAGCCCTGATCAGCATTGGAAGGAAAGAACTTCAGGAAATGATTGACGAAGGAAAGAGCATTGAGGTGAACTGCCATTTCTGTAATAAAAATTATGAATTTACAGTAGAAGATTTAGAAAGTCTTCGCGATAAGTCATAA
- the ruvA gene encoding Holliday junction branch migration protein RuvA, giving the protein MISFVKGPLVEIFEDIVVIESGNVGYEIHVPISVIQNMPGIGVETKLYTYFQVREDAMCLYGFLNRQDLQMFKQLISVNGIGPKGALGILSALDPDDLRRAIVSGDAKAISKAPGVGVKTAQRIILDLKDKIDIAGILPSGFVEQGNGPVLSGGGVAGEAMEALAALGYSSVEAGKAVRQVEVTESMTVEDVLKASLKHLAFI; this is encoded by the coding sequence GTGATTTCTTTCGTAAAAGGGCCATTGGTTGAAATATTTGAAGATATCGTTGTTATAGAGAGCGGGAACGTGGGATATGAGATACATGTTCCCATATCCGTGATTCAAAATATGCCGGGAATTGGCGTAGAGACAAAATTGTATACATATTTTCAGGTAAGAGAGGATGCCATGTGCCTCTACGGTTTCTTAAACCGTCAGGATCTGCAGATGTTTAAGCAGCTCATAAGTGTGAACGGGATTGGCCCCAAAGGAGCCTTGGGAATTCTTTCTGCCCTTGACCCGGATGATTTAAGAAGGGCCATTGTTTCAGGAGATGCCAAAGCCATATCCAAAGCGCCGGGGGTAGGAGTAAAGACTGCTCAGAGGATTATATTGGATTTAAAAGATAAGATTGACATCGCTGGAATTCTCCCTTCCGGATTTGTGGAGCAGGGGAACGGGCCTGTTTTATCCGGCGGCGGGGTGGCAGGAGAAGCCATGGAAGCACTGGCTGCTCTGGGATATTCCTCAGTTGAGGCGGGCAAGGCGGTTCGTCAGGTGGAAGTAACGGAATCCATGACGGTGGAAGATGTTCTTAAGGCCTCCTTAAAGCATCTGGCATTTATATAA
- a CDS encoding SEC-C metal-binding domain-containing protein: MAILENWRNLAYGDGLDDKGKEELWTEYFKVEKGIYEHILSKPEEAVEGTVEDLAKRYGTDVQTMTGFLDGINESLKGYENPIETMDEQTVVKIEIDPEKLYYNMVEAKAEWLYSLPEWEAILSEETKKELYKKQKASGTIVKGAKVGRNDPCPCGSGKKYKKCCGSNQ; the protein is encoded by the coding sequence ATGGCTATTTTAGAAAATTGGAGAAACTTGGCATACGGCGATGGGCTGGATGATAAAGGAAAAGAAGAATTATGGACCGAGTATTTCAAAGTAGAAAAGGGAATCTATGAGCATATTCTTTCCAAACCAGAAGAAGCGGTAGAGGGAACGGTAGAGGATCTGGCAAAGAGATATGGTACAGATGTCCAGACAATGACCGGATTTTTAGATGGAATTAATGAAAGCTTAAAGGGATATGAGAATCCTATTGAGACCATGGACGAGCAGACCGTGGTAAAAATAGAGATCGATCCGGAAAAGCTGTATTATAATATGGTAGAGGCTAAAGCAGAATGGCTGTATAGTCTTCCTGAGTGGGAGGCAATACTGTCAGAAGAAACGAAAAAAGAGCTTTATAAAAAGCAGAAAGCTTCTGGAACCATTGTTAAGGGAGCAAAGGTTGGAAGAAACGATCCATGTCCATGCGGCAGCGGCAAGAAATATAAAAAGTGCTGCGGATCCAACCAGTAA
- a CDS encoding cold-shock protein — MKGTVKWFNNQKGYGFISDEQGNDVFVHYSGLSMDGFKSLDEGAGVEFDVVDGAKGPQATNVTKL; from the coding sequence ATGAAAGGTACAGTTAAGTGGTTTAACAACCAAAAGGGTTACGGATTTATTTCCGACGAACAGGGTAACGATGTATTTGTTCACTACTCAGGTCTTAGCATGGACGGCTTCAAATCCTTAGATGAAGGCGCTGGGGTAGAGTTCGATGTTGTAGACGGAGCTAAAGGACCACAGGCTACAAACGTTACCAAATTATAA
- a CDS encoding cell division protein ZapA, protein MDSKRSTEVLIDGKIYALGGSEEESYIHRLASYINEMIITLKHQEGFTKQSAEYQNIMIQLNMADDYFKAREQTARLEQQKAEMEKEIYSLKHELVATQMKLESAKLELVETRKSADSGKKE, encoded by the coding sequence ATGGATTCCAAACGCAGTACAGAAGTTTTAATAGATGGCAAGATTTATGCTTTGGGCGGAAGTGAGGAAGAAAGTTATATCCACCGCCTGGCAAGCTATATCAATGAGATGATTATAACGCTGAAGCATCAGGAAGGGTTTACGAAGCAAAGCGCAGAATATCAAAATATCATGATTCAGTTAAATATGGCGGATGATTACTTCAAGGCCAGAGAACAGACCGCCAGACTGGAGCAGCAGAAAGCGGAGATGGAAAAGGAGATTTATAGCTTAAAGCATGAGCTTGTGGCCACTCAGATGAAGCTTGAGTCGGCAAAGCTGGAACTGGTGGAAACCAGGAAATCTGCGGATTCCGGTAAGAAAGAGTAA
- a CDS encoding U32 family peptidase — translation MKAAVAAGADAVYMGGSRFGARAFAENPEEDKLLEAIDYVHLHGRKLYMTVNTLMKEQEIGELYDYLVPYYRQGLDAVIVQDMGTFRFIRENFPELPIHASTQMTITGAYGARILKDLGADRVVTARELSLKEIAKIRDQVDVEIESFVHGALCYCYSGQCLFSSLIGGRSGNRGRCAQTCRLPYEVKREGQVLGGRDDRYCLSLKDLSTLDIIPDMIEAGVYSMKIEGRMKSPRYTAGVVSIYRKYADLYLAKGREGYRVEEQDKKILLDLFDRGGQTDGYNKRQNGRDMVVWKEKPAFREGNQELFDFLDKNFVEKQVREPVIGTALLEEGQMVSLQLSACGHNAAVAGEIVQTAQNQPVTEEKVRKQFDKTGNTPFYFENLDIKINGNIFLPVQALNDLRRRGLEALEYEILKDYKENRQAEPVKAVDEAVYSRKVASEGPKLTVSLERPDCLEEAVISPDVKRIYIDAAEFKPEQWKASVEACHKAGKECMLTMPHIFRIRAEQFFDKHLTELKAAAFDGFLIRSLEETGYLKEKEVKGTLVFDYGMYGMNNYAQEMLKELGADELTWPVELNSRDLGKLKVPGELLVYGRLPMMVTAQCLHQGMEQCDKTPVVLTLKDRMGKAFPVKNHCTFCYNSIYNSAAVSLLGLEEAVKGLSPSWLRLQFTTENKAQTKAVIQSFSDGFLNGREAKLPFEEFTRGHFKRGVE, via the coding sequence ATGAAGGCAGCGGTGGCGGCAGGCGCCGATGCGGTCTATATGGGCGGCAGCCGGTTTGGGGCAAGGGCTTTTGCGGAAAATCCCGAAGAGGATAAGCTGCTGGAAGCCATTGATTACGTCCATCTTCATGGGCGAAAACTGTACATGACCGTTAATACGCTGATGAAGGAGCAGGAGATAGGGGAGCTTTACGATTATCTTGTTCCATATTACAGGCAGGGCCTGGATGCAGTCATCGTACAGGATATGGGAACCTTCCGGTTTATCCGGGAGAATTTTCCGGAACTTCCCATTCATGCAAGTACTCAGATGACCATTACCGGCGCTTATGGAGCGAGGATTTTAAAAGACTTAGGAGCTGACCGGGTGGTTACTGCCAGGGAATTATCCTTGAAGGAAATTGCAAAGATCCGTGATCAGGTGGATGTGGAGATCGAGAGTTTTGTACACGGCGCATTGTGCTACTGCTATTCCGGTCAATGCTTATTCAGCAGCCTCATAGGAGGGCGAAGTGGAAACAGGGGAAGATGTGCCCAAACCTGCCGCCTGCCCTACGAGGTGAAGCGGGAAGGACAGGTTCTTGGAGGAAGAGATGACCGTTATTGCCTCAGCCTCAAGGATTTGAGCACTTTGGATATCATACCGGACATGATAGAAGCCGGAGTTTATTCCATGAAAATCGAAGGAAGAATGAAGAGTCCAAGGTATACGGCTGGAGTAGTGAGCATTTACCGAAAGTACGCGGACCTTTATCTTGCTAAAGGAAGAGAGGGCTACCGGGTCGAAGAGCAGGATAAAAAAATACTTCTGGATCTATTTGACCGGGGAGGTCAGACCGACGGATACAATAAGCGCCAAAATGGGCGGGATATGGTGGTCTGGAAAGAAAAGCCTGCTTTTCGGGAAGGCAATCAGGAGTTGTTTGATTTCCTTGATAAAAACTTTGTAGAAAAACAGGTAAGAGAGCCGGTGATTGGAACCGCGCTTCTGGAAGAAGGTCAAATGGTCTCTTTGCAGTTAAGTGCCTGCGGCCATAATGCCGCTGTCGCAGGCGAGATCGTGCAGACCGCCCAAAATCAGCCTGTAACAGAGGAAAAGGTAAGGAAACAGTTTGATAAAACCGGAAATACACCTTTTTATTTTGAAAATCTTGATATAAAGATAAATGGGAATATATTTTTACCAGTTCAGGCTCTTAATGATCTGCGCAGGCGTGGATTGGAAGCCTTGGAATATGAGATTCTTAAAGATTACAAGGAGAACAGGCAGGCAGAACCGGTGAAAGCGGTAGATGAGGCTGTTTATAGCCGAAAAGTTGCCTCAGAAGGCCCTAAACTAACGGTTTCTCTGGAGCGGCCGGATTGCCTGGAAGAAGCGGTGATCAGCCCTGATGTAAAAAGAATTTATATTGATGCTGCAGAATTTAAGCCGGAACAATGGAAAGCGTCTGTGGAGGCATGCCACAAGGCCGGTAAGGAGTGTATGCTTACCATGCCTCATATTTTCAGGATCAGGGCAGAACAGTTCTTTGATAAACATTTAACGGAGTTGAAAGCCGCTGCATTTGACGGATTTCTGATCCGTTCTCTGGAGGAAACAGGTTATTTAAAAGAGAAGGAAGTCAAGGGAACCCTGGTATTTGATTATGGAATGTATGGGATGAACAATTATGCTCAGGAGATGCTAAAAGAACTGGGAGCGGACGAGCTTACCTGGCCGGTAGAATTAAACAGCCGGGATTTGGGAAAACTAAAAGTTCCTGGGGAGCTTTTGGTATATGGCCGGCTGCCAATGATGGTGACCGCCCAGTGCCTGCATCAGGGAATGGAACAATGTGATAAAACACCGGTTGTTTTGACATTAAAGGACCGGATGGGGAAAGCATTTCCTGTAAAAAACCATTGTACTTTCTGCTATAATTCTATTTATAATTCAGCGGCCGTCTCCCTTCTTGGCTTAGAAGAGGCGGTAAAGGGATTATCTCCCTCATGGTTACGGCTTCAGTTCACCACAGAGAACAAAGCACAGACAAAAGCGGTGATACAAAGCTTTTCTGACGGATTCCTTAACGGAAGAGAAGCAAAGTTGCCGTTTGAAGAATTCACAAGGGGTCATTTCAAACGCGGTGTAGAGTAG